A window of Pieris rapae chromosome 22, ilPieRapa1.1, whole genome shotgun sequence genomic DNA:
TGGCCCGATAGTCCAATCTAATTCTATAAATGGACTATTGGCATATAGTTTTATAACCACAGATGCATAATCAGCGTACCCAGTATGTATTTCTTGTAccacatttgttttatatactttagtGTCTAGATAATCTATTATAGGTACTGGATTAGGGTCCATTGGTCTAAAGATATACACTCCAGGGCTTAATGTCTCGtttagtttgtttaatttatctgGATCATCCGATATGTAGTAGAAAAATTGTATGTCCAGTGAGGTGCTAATGTTATTTGAAAGATTAATCGATGATATTTTGTCTTGATCCAAATTTATCTTTATGTACTGTAATATAAAAGGATATATTTAAgacatatttgatttaaatttgcaTCAATTGTACAGTTAGTCGCGTGGTTTGTGAACACCGTACTTGAAGGCGGTGTATTATCCAAATACCAACTGATTGAAGtatgaaaaaatacttaccTTATTCTCTATAAATGTATCTTTAGAAAGCACTGCATAATATGATTCATCTTTTACATCATAAACTCTAAATATTGGTGCTTGCGCTATATCTGGTTTCTCAGTATAACTGATTTTAGGTTTCTCCAAAATTTCAGATTCTATTGCAATGTCTTTTATTGTCGTGGCTACGTCTGAGGTTATTTCTAGTGTTGAAGTTTCATGTGTTGCCGTTTGTGTTGTTGCTGTTGCTAGAGTTGCTGATTCTGTCGAATAAGACCTTAGTGTTGCTTTTGTTGTGCGAGTTACATCGTTTGCAAATAATTCAGGTTTTAGAGTAATGGAATCTTCTTCTTCTAATATCTGTGTGACGTCTGTTGTAAAAGATCTATGTGTTGTTCGAGTTACATGGATAGCTATTACATTTTGCATTGCTGCTATTAAACTTTCTGAATTCAATTCTGTGGATGTTGAACTTTCTGAAAGCTCTGTCATTTCTGTTGAAATTGTTTCTGAAATATGTGTCTCTTCTGTAGAACATGTTTCTGAAGTCTGTTCGGTTGGGCTTTCTTCAGCCAATGTGGTTGTCGTTGGTACTTCTGTAGTTTCTGTGACTTCAGAAGATGTTGATGTTTCTGTTGAAATTCCATCTGTGGATGTAATTTCTTCAGTTGTACTTCTTTCAGAGGCTTGTATAGTTTCTGTTGATGGCATTATTTCCGTCGCTAGTGTCGTTTCTGATGTTAGTGTCGCTGTTGTTACTGATTCGTATGCTTCTGAAGAAGATGATGCTGTTTCACTTACATCTGTTGGGGATTCAATAAAATCTGTTGGATCTTGTCGAATTGACGATTCTTCTGTATTCGGTTCTGAAAGTATTGTAACCTACacgtaattatatttcaaataactcTTTACAATATCAGTACAAGATTAGATCTctagatttttttgtacaaaaataagtaatgttagtttaatgatttataaaaaatagtcttaattacatatacctaaaactttttaaagattattgaAAATGAATGCCCTAGATCTCATGAAgcagattaaaaaatgtttaaatttaccaTCTTCATTAACGAAAGCATTAACAACTGGCATCGTCCGAGTAACTTCTACATATTTTGCCGTTacaggtaaaaaataaattggtttTCTAAAATTAGTCTCTTCCATAATATTCTCCAATTCGTAAGGTTCTGTTCTTTTTGGGATCTGATCAGACAGCGGTGTTATAACATCTCTGTTATCAgctaaataactattaatagACGCGTAACTATCttcctttttaatatcatttgatTCTgcataatctatattgttttCCGTATATTCTCTATTATTGTTGTAATCAAATTTCGATGAATATACTTTATCTAAATCATCAACTTCGTCATAATTTGTCATTTcttcaaaatatgttttattgtaaacgtCTGGTGCTTGGCGTATATAATACTTCTTTTGAGGATGTGGgcttaacttttttattattgatcgcttttcttttactatttttttaaagaagtatGATTTAAAACCAAGAGGTGGTATATCAGTCGCAATGAAGACTAGTTCGTGTTCTGCCTTCGTATTTCGAGTGGGAATTTTCAGTACATGGGTAGATATTGGTAGAAGTGaggcatttataatattacctgaaacaaataataattagtgatTGAATGTCAGTAACGCTTATTGATAAAGATGCAGCGTTCTATGACCTCAAGGGGGTTTCTCATGTTACGTAATacctaacttaaaatataaaatagcttacaattcaatttatacccgcaatacttaatattttattgaaaatatttgtttattatttgatacaattctaacagatggtgctgtgttaaaagtaccaacgtttcacatagaTAAGATATCTTACCTTACatataagttctcctaccgtttcccttgaatagtttactactatgtaatatgtataacaaaaaacttagcaacagcaacgcttggccgagtctgctataTAAACACCCTTCACATAAATAGGCTTCCAAGGAATGCCTGTTTTCCTGATACTTGGAGTCAGTATGGGCCAGCAGTTTTATAAAGGTCCATCGGATTTGAAGTCGTTTCGCCGGTTGGCCTTTGTTTATTGATGAATTGTACGTAATGTTAAATCTTACCGTTTGACTCAAACACGATATATTTAGCTTTCTCTACTGGTATTCTGACGGGAGAAGACACGCGCCATGCTAATGAATTATATATCACCATCTGAAAAGTCACATATAGATATATCTACCACGGTCCGTTTCCcaagacattttcttttactaACTAGCGAACTGAGGAATCGACTGAACCGGCGGGAGTCTTCCctccaacaattcaaaattcaagcGTACTCCTTTAAGGTCGGCAActcacccactaaaaatgggtgaaTATGGGCGGCGACGACTGCCTTTTTCCCGTCCCgaaggctcgtttgccccccataatataaaaaaaagtaagtaaacTGTCACCCAAAACTTTGATACTCAACTTGGATTActtgaaataattacatagtgtgatattttttctataatttatgaacATCGCAACGTAAAAAGGGAAATggctatattaaataatgtataaagaaTCTTTGCTAAAGTCATTTAAAGCTATTTAATGATATTCTTTGAATTTTCAACAAttcttaacaaaattttatttatttatatttttacacttcgttaccataatatacatagttatacatagttattaaggcaaagggcggccttatcgctaacaagcgatttcttttTACGTATCATTTTCATTGTCTgacatatgttttaattgcttttgtCCCATtgtataagtaattatatattttaataaagtttaataaggTTCccttcctttttatttaatcgttTTAATTGTACTTTCGTGATACGATGTATGaaataacttgtttttttgtgGCTTacgttttattcatattaaataatgataacatacgtaaaaacttacaatattaaacatcATACAATGTTTTATCAATGACTGTTTTCTTTGTTTGAAAATTGACACGGTTGTACATTGTACACagatattataacatttatttttatttaaataatattttaacccttgtaaaacaaaaatagctAACATTtactaatgttaaattaaaaaaacagttaaataaaataaaaatattataggagATTTGTACTTTCACTGTCCCATTTGTCAGGATGTTAATATAGTGGTGTGTTCTTCGCCTTAGtctccattttttttaatgaataaggttagcgtttattaaaaaacttacatGAAATGCGGGCGATTCCGTGAAAGCACATGTTGATGAGTTGAACTCACAGCGATGGTATTTTATCGCAACTGGACTCTTTCGAAGTTTGCTGGAAAAATTCCTTAATGTTCTAAATTCATCTAATAAAACCACGACTGCCGACTACTATGAAATTTCAGCCATCACGTCTGGTGATCGTCAACAGCAATATTAGCAACTTTGTCGTTCGACAGATTAAGTTTTGGATTCGTCAGTGCTCAAAAGAAACGCTTGTTTTCAAGGTCAAGGTTGTTTTAAAACCACCGTTATAGATACATTTGTAAATAgagaaatttgtaaatagataaatatgtaaatagataaatttgaaaatagataaatttgttaataattaatacagatACACATTGGCGCTTGGTATACCGGTGAGCAGGTGATTTCCTCGCTCACTGTATAAGTATCGCAATTCAGCGAGGGAATGCCtgcattaaaggtacactgccggGGACCAAACTTAatctaagttttaattttatatttatcaatttataacGATAATTTGAAATCTAATTTGTCTTTcgttaacataacttttacagatttaaagaaaacactatttaacggattgaacTCCGGGGATACAGattaactttttctacagctgtgatactttttgacattcaacccTTTTACAACCCATTAagaattataagtttataataatatatagcttcaatatgttaaaaagtgttttcattcaatctaatttaattacttttttattaccatgtaggttaagaaaactgtaaatactgtatatttgtttgttatgatTACTTCTATGAATACGTTTCTTTAATAGgccttattgaaataaattatttttaattattattactaagaaggttcagaattttattagtgtatactttataacatttaaaatataacacataCTTAATCCCGCTTTCAATCAACGCCATAGATCTTTGTATAGCTACATCCAacttcttaatataataacttttagcGTGATCCCGTAGTGCACCCGAGATTATATTGTGGTCTTGAAGAAcacctataataaaaaatataaatattaagtaattaatttaatttttatattttaagaaatagtaTTTTCCTCCATCGGTTCCACACGCAGTTTAACACACCTAATTGTGTATAGGTACAAACTAAAAAAGCTGTGACACTggtacaaaatacataaactttttattgtcAAATTAATGCAGATTTGTCTTACCCATGATCCACATAAAGTCCTCTAAAACATTGTCAAATCCCAATTTAGCGAGTACTTGCAATTGTTTTGAcatctgaaaaaatattaagtttcaaaACCAACATCGGTGTTTTGTATGCAGGCATAAAACAAATTAGAGACCAACTGCGAGAAAGCGCGATGAGACGAGAGCTCTATTGCTCTATCTGTATTATTTGCTCGGGGTGTCTCGATGACAGTGTACAGCCGGCATTAAAAGacaacgcatttgcgagcaCGTCAGACAATGTGCGTATGTAAGTAAAATCGTATCTATAATTAGTCAAATCCAATTTAATGAACCACTTACTTGTAAGAAAACATTTCCAActctaataaaatactttaagtcTGGTCTTGATGTATAAAATCCAGTTAAATACGCTGTTTTGTCATAAGCGTAAGGAATAAAGTCGTCTTGTTTCATTTCTAATGTTGgtctacaataaaatattgattaattcaAAGCAGAGCTCGTGATTTCCTCGCTCAATGAtgagtatcgcaatacagcgagaatctgttttttactataaattattaactatcTAGAGGGATCCAACACGACTGCATGTTGCACCAGGCTTTATTCCAAAAATTGttacattgtattattatgtttctTTATGTGtgtaaagaattatattttttaatcgccaGGCAACAAGCATAGCTGTTGCCATGTAAAAACTCTGTTAATACGGctatttaaaagcatttaaagaaaacacttttttaacggattaaagttatgtattattgtaaacttataattattgaacataattttaatttaagcgacgtttcgcgtgctttacagcgtgcgtggtcacggtgaccaatgtgtatgtttgtgtgtttaaatgtgtaaaagttatgttaatactaGACAATACTAATAAGCAGTAAAACATACCGAGCATTATGAACAGCCTTTAAATAACAATGCGGTGACGAATAATGTAAGTAAACTTGAGTTCTATCCGCGAAGGTCTTCTCGTTGGCAGCCCTGAAACAATCATTCAGGCTTATTTCCATTGTCATAAACACAGGAGacgattaaaaaagttttagcggAAAATCTACtagatgtaataaaataattttcacatattttctcatgcatgtgcctgacacatccACACACACCCTTTTAACACTCACTAACCCACGTATACATACGTTCTCCCACTTTCACACGCATACACACAATCTTACAAACATCCATACAACTTTATTTCTACTAACTTCTAACTAGTTGActgctttgttttgtttttcttccctcattaaaacgttaaatttatttgcctACCCAAATGGgtacataaaattatgtatgtactttttgTTACTACTAAATATGACTTTGCtatggaagcctggttattcatatcacaggttcttacctagtttggaaaccagtctcccaataccgTCACAACTGtaatcttattttttgttgtaaatgttatatgggagaaaaataaataaataattattattattaactcaCGCAATCAAAGCCTCGATGTTTCTGAACCATGTTCTGGCTGAATAGTACCCATTTCGACTGCCCATCATCACCAGTATGTGTTTGGTTTTGTAGTATGGCGCTTGGCGGAATTTCATTTGTGATATGAATAAGTTTACCTAAAATTATTCAGTGAGTTATGAGTCATCAGTGTTGGTCTGGTGGTTTCAGTGTACGACTCGTAACACTTAACGACACGAAGCACATCGACACATTATGTGCGCTGTGCTtctacttgtctatgaaatataaatgatcAAATAAACGGTTGCATTCTGTGGCAAAGACCCGGGGTATGCGGAAGCTATATCCAGGATGCTCTCTTCCCTCGGTAAAACAATATGCGCTGGTTCGGCTGTTGCgtgtaagtataataaaaaaacggaATCCAATAATCGACACGACTAAAACTAGAACATACCATCAACGGTGATCTGTCTCACTTCAAACACTGGATCGTTAAATgatgaataaaatgtaaatgcgATACGGCGTGCGGTCTACATTCAATGCGCACACGACAGAGGCTAAAATTTAACTCTTGCGCCATTACGCCTACCATTTCCGGCTCgtgtgtcaaagtcaaatagACAACTGTTATCTTACTTTGACTGACGCCAATTTACCGCGAACAGAcccctatatatataattttactcgATTATGATACTATTGTGTttacataatgataaaaaaggACTTAACTTAAAACGGtagaaatatttactttaatttcagTGTTAAGAAGTACTTACTCGTTCTTCGATATTTGTGAAAGTCATCTCGCTGGTAACCAGCAGTGGGTCAAAGCAAGAGATGCTGAAACAGAATCCTGGTGGGGACCAATACCCATCGAATagtttgtttgtatatatgtcCGTTTCCATACCTGGAAAGAAGTAAGGACGAATTATGTAATgaccatataatatattttattaaaatacatctttatattaaaaaaattggacacaggtaaaaaataatcttacctAGGTCGTCACTCCCTCTCCACAGAAACTCCAAAGCATTCCTGTCCATCCTAACCAGTTCATCATCAAAGCTAATGGGATTGACAAAGAGACCATCGAAACCCATCTGTGCCATAAGAGACGCGTACTCACGGGAATGGCCGAACACATCTGATTGCCATGCCACGAGTGGTTTCGCACAAGACAAAAATGTTcgatttaattttctgtaaagacaattaaatctagcatcgagagtgtccatgggcggcggtatcacttaacatcaggtgagcctcctgcccgttcgccccctgttctataaaagaaacatacatattttattgaaaataagataatttaagTACTGCCTAAACATTTCTTGCGCCAAACATAGGTTAGTTCTTCCAAAGATATATCAGAATTCAAGTTGTAACATATATCCCGCGTTTATCGTTTTTAACAAACCTACATGAGTTTCTTTGCGTAAGTATCTACTTTGAACCTTAGACTAAATCactcaaattatttcatttctatGTATGGGCGGATCGTGAATTTGTGGGGCTCCGAGCTTTTACGGGGAAGACTCATATAAAAGATGacacacacaaaaaagtaCATCAACCGAAACTGAGGTACGAGGAATATCCCGTTCATCACGCGCATCGCACATGAGATGATGGATTTCAAGGATTTTAATTGGATTTTTAATAAcgcacataataataaataaatgccttAAATTTTtggtatgatttttttaaataataataataatttaagaatatgttacaaaatgtcaaggtggtacaatcgtcatccgttcgcatattctgccacacacagtggcgcgcaaatttatcttagtttatattttacattattagtcagattcatatcaattaagtcaattatcatactttattaaatttgtataaattaccatgtctcacacaaataatcatttattgagtagtacattttttctaaaagtaatgcactaagtcgctttttaaagactctagtcggaagatcttttaattcttttttataatcgtTGTCAATATTTACCTTAAAGAGTAGGTATAGCTGTCTATAATAGATTGGTAACTGGTTGTTGATTCTTCATTCATTCCCCAACCACCCCCAACAATTGTGAGTCGACCTTGCCGGAGAAGTTGGTATACCATTCGACGTACTAAAAACAAACATCTATAAATCCGCAGAACTAAACTACAAATGTGTAAGGAGCTCAACGGGTTAATATGATCGATTACTCGCTCGTACCGATTTGAATTTCTAGCCTGGACAAATCCAGAAAAGCCTACAAAAATATCAgcagtaatagtaataatcaattaattaaatacatttttctgtTGGATGCGTTTTGTTAGAAGCATTTAGTACTTGTAtggttttgtataaaatacttaacgtACCAGTTCCATCTCGCCTCGCCCACCAATAGAAGAAATATGGAAGTTCAGAGTCTGACAGCGTGAATCTGAAAGAGAATTACATCATGTTTAAAAATCtcgtattattatttgattgtcTGCGGCGGAGTCACtcaatcaggtgagccttttTTTTGTTATCGATTTTATGGCCTAAATACTCTCCCACGCTatgaaagaaaattgtatttataaatgtcaccttccccttgaaaaCAGTACAAGAttctgtaaattataaacaaaggcGTCGAAATCAGAGCTTGATGCAGTTAATTCAATATCCGAAGCGGATGTCTAGCAGTAATACTTACTTTCGTTCAGTATTAGCCCACAGTTCGGTGATCGTTGCATCTAACACCATTTTCATGTTATCCATAGTTGCTGCTATAGGAAGGTCCACTAAAAGGCAATATAATGAGAACAAATATAGCCTTAGTATCActttaggtaaaaaaaatcagtgacgctacaacctctttaggttttggcctcagatttctaaatctgtttcatgatcatttataatttttaattctaataggcaagtaggtgacttgcctattagaattaaaaatgatcagcCTACAGTGCCttacacacgccgtcgactttttggtctaagccatgtcggtttcctcacgatgttttccttcaccggtcgagcaaatgttaatgcGCATGTGCGCTACATTTTCTAtgtagaaagaaactccattggtgcacagccggggttggaacctacgacctcaggtattagagttgcacgctgaagccactaggccaacactgctctatcaCTTTAGGTAcctacaacaaaataaaagtatttttggaAATGCATCAGAGACAGGAGATGTAAGCACCAAAAAAATCAGATGTACGTGGGACTAGACCCACATTAAAATCTCATCTATTTAAGGACTGGGCATgcaatacccactaaaaccataTCTGGTAGTTCTTACAAGGACACGCTAGCTTAACTCTTACGCTCCATACCTCCATACCATAGGATATGGGTATATCTTCTCCTATTTACTCCCCGTCTTCTAACCCTAGGATTAAAGGGAAGACGGACTCGTCCTAGAGTCCTCTTCATTCTACTGTCACACTTCAGCAATGAACTGTCCTGCTAAAACTAGGTGTTAAGAAGAAACGTGGTAAGAGAGGGGGATTACAACTATTGTGAGGTAACAACAAATTTGATGTAATTCATCGTTTTGTTTTCCAAAACTGTTTTATCTACTAGAGAAATTATGAAGAAACCAAATTTTTACAACATACATACACGTtacgtttaatatatttcataggTTTTTCTTAAGTTAAtacttaagaaaaataaagaggtaatctattattttatttatttatttaggaaactaaaacagatacaatatctataaaaaaaaagtaaaacaaatctGATAGGTCAACAGCGTCCAATCACAGCGTAACACATCTCGTTCTGCTTCAACAACGACAATCTCCAGAATCTTACATTCTTACCTGTGGTATCGAAATCACCACCCGTCCAGAAATCGTCGAAAAATTTAGAATAACCCAGCTCGGCGTGCGAATGCGGCACAATATGCACATTGATGCGGTCGTCTGATAATGTCGGGCAGGCCTGAAAATAAATACCCTATTTAGTGACTTGCCTAAGTGCGGCATTAGGTATTGATACAAAATGCATGAAAAATACTTCAGCAAATGAATTTTTGCTATCAGAAACTGAATTTTTCTATCGACGTATatatcggcgcaaatttatatattattacgaaaaatattaataatgtttgggattcatattttatatgatagtctgtagtaattttatagtatttattatttatgttacagcaatggcgtgttagtgtcagctgccactgtcattatcatttaatgacatcgaagtcaaatcagtttaaaaccgttaatatgacttgttcatttaacttgtcaatgttgctagatcttataattaaccactattcaatgatcgataataattatgactccaTAGTCATGTGGATATGGAATGTGGatatggaaagttatttaacataattttaaatattagagacttaataactataaatattaaagtaatctgtgacactcgttcttatgactctgtttgactctgtggtctattcgggttcggtcgtggaacgagtacccgaaatgttacgaagcttgtttattataaattctggttgttataaatacagggACTGATTGGTGCGgccctcagttcgattgagcggtcgaaccaagcagaagcctttaaagtgtagactctaatgtcgaaattaaatggcagatgccaacaaactaatctatgacaccagtattactgacgtcattatcttcaataatttaatgacagctttaatGAATCTGGATTCGTTACTTACAGGTGCCTAGCGCCGACATATACCTAGTGTCTACAGCGTGCGACTGTTATCCCTAAGTTCGTAGGTTAAATACAAGATAACAAAGAAACGGatgcaattaaaaaactgGTATGCCTTAAGCATGGTGTGTGAGAGGAAAATATACTGATCAAATTGCCTATTAACAATTGATCAccaaacaaatacagaaatctgtgcCATAAGGTGGTAGATTCATTGGTATTTTGgtaaacaaacatattatgacgataaattctttaattttgcTAATTTACGTTTTAGAATACAAATATAGGAATAATGCGTTTTTCATTAATCGGACACACATATACACACGTCTGTGAAGGTAGAGGATAATTAAAGTCGAATCAATTCCACTATGGTCATctttacgctgtgatgaaatGAATCAGTTTTCATAATAAGAacttattaaactaatttagttGCTATGTACAGGCTTTATATACAGTGAAATATCCATGTAACGTCTGTCGATTTACACCCAaactctatataatataaatattacagatatcttaatccaaatattaattaaagtgtgccaataaccaatcaacGGATTGAAATAGCCATCTCTTACGtaacaagctatccatggtaggtcggatttGCTTTGCTACGCCACTGCCCTTGACTGTCGATATATAGACttaacactttatttacaaattaaatatacttacgtCATAGCCGCAAGCTTCCCCCAATTCTTTGAGGGGAGTTAATAAATCCACAATTTCTGGGTCCATACAATGTACACACACTACACAGAACAATAGTAAATACAttgaagtattattttaatagcctATCTCTTTGTctatgctttaaaaaaaagttgcaAAGTATAAGCTGGTTTGATCggaaaaatcataaattgtTCATacacttataattataaaataaagtaacttatttatattaattatttatcaaagcccatttaataatttttaaataacgtcaaaattattaattattaaaatcgaaCGTGAACTTTGTTGAACACACTTCCAAATACTGAATTTCATTGATGCTATTGATTACAAACAATTAATGTTAtgaacaatgtttttaaaacataattgtttattgtaatgGCATTTAAATGTTCCCTTCTATAACTaggaaatattaagaaaacaatttttataaaatttaatttaagaatggGCTAGCGACGACGTCTGTGTAACCGACCCAACAACCCCCGGGTCACTTTAACAAGAAAATTGAATTcgcaacaataaaaaagaagataaAAGAGCGTGTTGCAATCAACCCTGAGGTGAGCTGTTTTTGTATAGCACAGGGGGCGAACCAGCAAGAGGCACCCAGGCAcagatgttaagtaataccgccgcccatggattctctcaatgccagatggCTCGCGAATATtgtgccagccttttaagaattggtacgctctttccaTGAGGGATATTATTGAGCTGGTTCGGAAGTATTTCAGTTCCATCGGTGAGCACCAGGCCAGCAGCAGCCAGCTGAAGCAAAAGCTGCCTTCAATCCTGTGAATACGTGTTGTCGTCAATGTTCGTGAAATCGTGTAATCTCtttgctctttacactcatatttgataataaatataaaccaaataaagtaaataaaaccgtacaaataatttaaaaatgtacatatacatgtaaataaaaatatacatgtctatgttaaaaacataataggATAATAGCACCGTTGaattgtcattttcatacaaaggtctatccacatacaccgatatcgacagatggctatttcaatccgtcgattggtcaTTGA
This region includes:
- the LOC110992526 gene encoding lysosomal alpha-mannosidase-like, with the translated sequence SQISKNEAANEKTFADRTQVYLHYSSPHCYLKAVHNARPTLEMKQDDFIPYAYDKTAYLTGFYTSRPDLKYFIRVGNVFLQMSKQLQVLAKLGFDNVLEDFMWIMGVLQDHNIISGALRDHAKSYYIKKLDVAIQRSMALIESGINKLRKSPVAIKYHRCEFNSSTCAFTESPAFHMVIYNSLAWRVSSPVRIPVEKAKYIVFESNGNIINASLLPISTHVLKIPTRNTKAEHELVFIATDIPPLGFKSYFFKKIVKEKRSIIKKLSPHPQKKYYIRQAPDVYNKTYFEEMTNYDEVDDLDKVYSSKFDYNNNREYTENNIDYAESNDIKKEDSYASINSYLADNRDVITPLSDQIPKRTEPYELENIMEETNFRKPIYFLPVTAKYVEVTRTMPVVNAFVNEDEPNTEESSIRQDPTDFIESPTDVSETASSSSEAYESVTTATLTSETTLATEIMPSTETIQASERSTTEEITSTDGISTETSTSSEVTETTEVPTTTTLAEESPTEQTSETCSTEETHISETISTEMTELSESSTSTELNSESLIAAMQNVIAIHVTRTTHRSFTTDVTQILEEEDSITLKPELFANDVTRTTKATLRSYSTESATLATATTQTATHETSTLEITSDVATTIKDIAIESEILEKPKISYTEKPDIAQAPIFRVYDVKDESYYAVLSKDTFIENKYIKINLDQDKISSINLSNNISTSLDIQFFYYISDDPDKLNKLNETLSPGVYIFRPMDPNPVPIIDYLDTKVYKTNVVQEIHTGYADYASVVIKLYANSPFIELDWTIGPLPEDDYGKEVFIRYSTDLNNDGVFYTDSNGRQTVKRIKNRRATYEPYNIEEIAGNFYPVTSKIYIEDTETDIRFAVFNDRSQGGTSLTPGTIDLMIHRRIMTDDSGTNIFLNETMDGKGITISGKHYLYLSKSKYKPNKVFEKKLAKEIELKLVYLISNTKMHLQKWLTLTNEFSGIDKLPLGVHVLTLQNWNDGTLLIRLENYLEKCDTVKTGVKYVFLKNLFYNIEIENIKETTLAANEWKSEFVQLKWETNGSFFKNFNEYYGTDKVEYDLDEIRGDDADLDGGIRLIPQQIRTFVVWFNNKNL